The DNA region ATTATTAACAAGAAATGTCTTACCTAGGCCAAGTTCCCAGTTCCCACACTCTGTGGATGTTGGCCCCAAGTCTGTCCACACATATCTAGTCCAACCCATTACTCAGCCGCGCGTAGTGACCAAACGCGCTGCCCTCCTTTGAGAAATCGGTTGAGATCCGCGCAGTCGCCGCAGCTACACCTTACAAGACCCTGGCCGGAATAGGCCTCTGCACCACCGGGCTCCTTTCCGACCTGCTTCTCCAGGTATGCTTCCAGGACAGCAAGCGCAAGCTCTTGGTAGCGGGGGAGTAGAGACAGAAACGTTGGCTGCCGCTAGCGTAGATATGAGTTGGCGGACGAAGGGGAGCCAGAGGTAATGGAATTCGGCAGGCAGGACCTGGGCAATGTTGGCGGCAATGATGGGGGAAAAGCGCATGGCTAGGTCGTCCCAGTTGAGTTCGATGCACCGGGCCAGGCACTCGGCCAAGAAGTTGGGTGTGATGTAGGTCTCAGGATTCTGATGTGGTCCGTCCCGAATGGGCCTCATTTGGTAGTACGGATAGCCGTTACTGCGACTCTTTGAAGCATTGCGGAACTCGGCCTCTGCTGTTTCCACGGTCCGGAGCTTGGTGAGTGACATCGTATCGAAAACGGacttgagcagcagcagcttgcaAATCTCCAAGCTCGCAGTCTTATCAAAGACGCCTTCGTTTGCTAGTTCAATGATTCTCATAACAGCAGCCGCAGTAAATGGTGTCAAGGAGGCTTGTTTTTCGATGACTGGGGTCAATCTAAGTATGAAGTCAGCCCGCGTGTCAGACCACGCGTGAAAGAATCATGCCTTGCCTTGTCTTCAAATAGTCAAAATCATGAAATTCCTTGATCATGCTGACAATGGCAGTCCCAGTCGACGCCATGACGTTAGCCCCTAGGCAAGTTTCCAAGGCAGCAGGAACGACTTCATTGGCGGCCCATTGTCCAATCTGAGGATTGTATGAAGCATCGCTCGGCCGACCAAGCACTGTCAACAGTTGCATCCGGACAGCCGCTGGACGAGGCGAGATATACTGGGTGAGACTGGATAGTGTCAGCATTTGAACCGAGCATACTTTGAATAAACGCATACCTATCCTTGAATCTGTGTAAAATCAAACGAGTCCTCGGCTGCAGCCTTCTTGACGAGATCAAACAATGGCGTCCCGAGAATGAACCCGGCCTTGGCCCGGACCCAACCCATGGGCCGGTCAAATAGTTCGTACTCCCGGTTATTGCAGAACAGCCGCCAAGAACTTCAGTGCAGTCTCTTCGTTGAAATCCCGCGTAGCAAACTGCAAGATGTAGCCGTATGGGTCCGGTTTGGCTGCCCATACAAGCTGTGCGAGGGTGCGAACATTTTTCATTGTCGACTCGCGCTCGTCTGGGTTGGAGCACTTCTCAAGGTAGCGTGGCAGAAGACCCTGtgcctctttttttttggacgTGCCTGTGATCAGGAACTGGTCGACCTCGTCGTTGGGAACAATGACGGCAACCTATCCCAGAGGATTAGTCGGAGGGGCAATCGGAAGACAAGAGGAAAAACAAACCGCCAAGCGATACCAGTGTGACGCGGAGACTCCCTAAGGAAACATGATATATGTCAATTCAGTAGATACAAAGAAGACAAGACATGTGACATACCTCGTTGCCTGTGGACCCTCGAGTAATCTTCCTCCGCGCGTGCGGAATTCTCGAAAAGGTCTTCGTAATCCTGAACCAAGTTCTTGTCCAGGTCACCGTCTTCAATCTCCATGTTCTCGCGCAGCGTGTTTCCATCGGTCGTAGcgagcttcttgatcttgcaCCTCGCGTCTATAATATCAACCAATTCGTGCCAGCCTTCACCGTCACCTCcttcgtcatcctcgtcggtCGACTCGTATCTACCCTAACCTCTTCTACTACGGCGGTCGTATCGGTCGTACTAGCCGCCACCGTCATAGTCGCACCCTCCATGTTGCCATCTTTCAATCACACCAAATAACAAGGTCGCATTGAGACTGTCGGATACATCCTCCAAGCAACGCATTCGGGTGACATCAGCGCCTTTCAGGCTGTGAAGCGAGGTTGGCCTCAGTGTATGTGTGGTCCAACATGTAATACAGACGGTCAGCTTCCTCGTCATCGATGCTCGGGCCCCGGGAATCCAGCCAAGCACGCAGTGCATCTCGAACACCATCCAATCCCGGTGCATTTCATGGCAGCCGATGGGCGGTTGAACTGAGGGGAAATGCCAAGGTTGTACGTCAAGCCCCAGCGGATGCCCGACGTGACAGGCAAGACCTCGTGTGTGCCATCGGAAAACCAGCATGCTATCGACGGTTGGACTTCTGACGTCTTGAACATCTTGGTAACATCCCGTTGCTTCACAACGAGGTCGCCACCTTGGTGCTCAGACGGAAGACAGATGACAAGAGCACCAAACATTCCCGGGATCTTCTCAGTACTGTAACCCCATGTTGGTCATCAAAGAAAGGTCATCAGAGGGTACCATCGGAGACAAACTCAGTGTGAGGCTTGAACATGGCACCCTTCTCGTAGATCAACATCTTGTACAGTTCGGCCCTCACGGGAGCAGTAATTCCCAGCTGCTGAGCGACTAGCTTGCAAGCAGCGCTGATGGTCGACTCCCACTGCGAGTGAAGCTCCAATCGGGCTGCATCCAGCTCCCATGTGTTGCGAACCGAGGTGTCGACAAAGGTCTCGGTGTCTTTGCCATAGGGGGCTTGACGTGCCTTTTCAATCAGTTGTCGGGCACTGTCTTCCCCCAGAGGAAGGGCGACATGGCCAACATCGCGAACTGATATCGGGTAGAGGCTGGACTCGGTCAATTTTGCAAATGCCGCGAAGCTTCCGGCAGCCTTGATTCGATCCAATGCGCCGCAGAGCCCGTTCTTGATCTCGTACAAAGGGGACTCGGACGGCGCAGGCGCGTCCGTGGTGCGATGAAATGATGCCACAAAGACGAGTTGTGGCGCTGTAGGGTTAAAGTGGGCGAACAGTTGAAGGGAATTTTACAAGCGCGAGTTCTCCACACGTGCAAGGTCAAGAACCTGAAGAGCAATCTATATTCTCATGAACGCGTCGACGCGTTCCATGTCGTTTGTGACTCGAAGCAACCATGACGTCGCGGGCAAAAGAACTGCTATATCAGAGAAAGTACAGTCAAAGTACAAAGCAATTaaaccccaactccctctcAAATACCCCAGATATCCCAAACCCATTGCCAACATACATCTCAAATCCAACCATGATCGTAATCCATGACAGGAAAATCCttcactccctcctccagcccttCCCGCGATTTGTCTTTGCCATGCGTCACTCAAAGACATTGTGAATACCACACGCTCAACACGACACATTGATATGGAGATTCACAAACCGTCGATCCCAGGTGGTATATCCCACCACATGTTCCCCAGTGAGGCACCGGTGCGCCAGTCGGGGTTGACGAGCCCGATGTAGACTTGACAGACGCCGTCGTAGGCGATGGGACCTCTTCCGTGGAAAATTCAGTTGCTGTCGCGCTGACAACAACAGTAGTTGTAATGGTAACGAATGCCGTTTGGCTGGATAGGAGGCTAGACAGAAGGCTATCTAGTTGGCTGGATGGTAGACTGGTTGGAATCGTTGTTTGGCTGGCCGTTTGCGTGGGCGGCAGACCGGATCCTTGACCAGACGACTGGCCATCACTCCCCAGCGCAGCCTGGATACTGTCCAAGAACCCAGTATTCCCATAAACCTGCGACATATCCCTTTGTAATCCGTTAGCTTTCATTCCCACACTTCCCCATCATTAGAACCtaccacatcatcacccccccaaaactcTCAAACCCCTTCACAtactccaccacccccttcaacacctccccattcacataccccctccccgccgcctgACTCCCCGGCACCCCCAACAAAACCTTCACCCCCTTATTCTTACTCTCCTCCCTAGCCCACTGATCCCACCTCTCAAAGTTGAACTGGCTCTCACcattcccatcaccacccccagaaGCCTTCCAACTATCAACCCCACACcaattattataaaactgCACCATCACAAAATCAaaccccaccccatccatcaacccccccatcgcCGCATCAGGAAACGGGCACTGCGGCGCACCACTCATGTAAAACTTTTTCTTCCCACCATCCgcatccatcaacctcctcaactcccCCACAAAATCAACCATATTCACCGCCACAGCCTCCAAGTCAATATcaaacccatccaccaccgcatcCCCAAACGGTCTCTCCACCTTTgacccctccttcttcggtCCAAACATCTCCCATACCGCCCCCGCCATCTGGACCGCCTCGGCAGGGGAGGAAAAACCCCCTTCGGTGTAAGTTGCTCCCCCGATAGACAAGAGTATAGATTTGTTGTGGGCCGTCTGGCAGGTTTGGATGTCTTCTTCGAGCTGAGGGCAGGATAGGAGCTGGCTACCGGAGAAGAGGGTGCAATTGTCGCCCGCGTTGGCAAAGTTGATTGTCGTGGAGGGGGTCTTGATCGTGtagaggaaggcgagggggatgatgttgatgggggtgttggcgCAGTAGTAGGAGAGGCGTTGCTGGCCGCccgaggtgagggagatggagttTTGGCCTGGGATTCAGATGATTAGGAGAGAAAAGTtcgggatggaggggagttGGGAGAGGAACATACCCCAGTAGACCGCGATGTTGTTTGAGGCGGTGGGGTCGAAGCCCGCGAGGACTTTGctggagagagaaaagatgaTGCcgcagagggcgaggagattGCGAGATCGAAGCATTTTGGTGAACAACAAGTCGAAGGTTGCGGGAATTGAAAGGTTTGAAGGTCGTGGTTGGCGCTTGTCGAGGTGAACCGTGAATTGTAAATCGCTTGCCGAGGTGCCCTTTATCTTCGAAAAACTCGACAACTGCCAAAGTACCTCGAGAATTGAACTGGTTCAGGCTGCCTGCTCACTGAGTCGCTCCTTCCATGTGTGTGGTGTTCTTACCTGACGCGATAGTCTGACATCGATACTCACCTCATCCCTGCACCTCATCTCATGTCCTTCCTCTCGCAGGCAGTAACTTGAAAACTAAAAGGGAAAAACGTCAAGGAATTTCACCCGATCTTTCATCTCAAAGTATGGTAACTCCAACAACATGGCCACTGGGTCAAATCTGCTACGTTACACCCTGGCA from Podospora pseudopauciseta strain CBS 411.78 chromosome 6, whole genome shotgun sequence includes:
- a CDS encoding hypothetical protein (EggNog:ENOG503P0KC); this encodes MGWVRAKAGFILGTPLFDLVKKAAAEDSLTQLTPVIEKQASLTPFTAAAVMRIIELANEGVFDKTASLEICKLLLLKSVFDTMSLTKLRTVETAEAEFRNASKSRSNGYPYYQMRPIRDGPHQNPETYITPNFLAECLARCIELNWDDLAMRFSPIIAANIAQRQPTFLSLLPRYQELALAVLEAYLEKQVGKEPGGAEAYSGQGLVRCSCGDCADLNRFLKGGQRVWSLRAAE
- a CDS encoding hypothetical protein (EggNog:ENOG503P0KC); translated protein: MEGATMTVAASTTDTTAVVEEGRYESTDEDDEGGDGEGWHELVDIIDARCKIKKLATTDGNTLRENMEIEDGDLDKNLVQDYEDLFENSARAEEDYSRVHRQRGSLRVTLVAVIVPNDEVDQFLITGTSKKKEAQGLLPRYLEKCSNPDERESTMKNVRTLAQLVWAAKPDPYGYILQFATRDFNEETALKFLAAVLQ
- the CHT2_2 gene encoding Chitinase 2 (EggNog:ENOG503NVBP; CAZy:GH18; COG:G); its protein translation is MLRSRNLLALCGIIFSLSSKVLAGFDPTASNNIAVYWGQNSISLTSGGQQRLSYYCANTPINIIPLAFLYTIKTPSTTINFANAGDNCTLFSGSQLLSCPQLEEDIQTCQTAHNKSILLSIGGATYTEGGFSSPAEAVQMAGAVWEMFGPKKEGSKVERPFGDAVVDGFDIDLEAVAVNMVDFVGELRRLMDADGGKKKFYMSGAPQCPFPDAAMGGLMDGVGFDFVMVQFYNNWCGVDSWKASGGGDGNGESQFNFERWDQWAREESKNKGVKVLLGVPGSQAAGRGYVNGEVLKGVVEYVKGFESFGGVMMWDMSQVYGNTGFLDSIQAALGSDGQSSGQGSGLPPTQTASQTTIPTSLPSSQLDSLLSSLLSSQTAFVTITTTVVVSATATEFSTEEVPSPTTASVKSTSGSSTPTGAPVPHWGTCGGIYHLGSTVCESPYQCVVLSVWYSQCL